The window ATTCGTTCCTATCAACCTTTGGGGAATTTAGAGATGGATTTTAAATGGGAGGCCAAACCAGAAAACTATACCCGTTCTTTAAATATCCAAACGGGAATGTCTACTACCGAGTATAGCATCAATGGAAATAAAATCCTTCAACAGGTTTTGGTATCGGCCCCGGATAATTGTATTTATTATAGAATTGCCGGTAATAAAAACGCTCTTATCAATACGGCCATTTCTTTGAGTAGGGAGAAAGATGTGGTCGTAAAAGCCTTCCCGGATGGCCATATAGAAATGCAAGGCCAGATTATCGATGAGGCGAATGCTAAAGGCGGAGGAAACGGACCCGCAGGGGCGCATATGAAATTTGCTGCTGAGGCCAGAGTGAAATTGAATAAGGGAACCTTTGAGGTGCAAGGGAATAAGTTGGTAGTCCATAATGCAGAGTCAATAGAAATTGTGTTGACAGGGGCAACCGATTATTCGTTGGCCAAGCTGGATTTTGATCGATCCATCAGTCCCATTGTATCCTGCAAAACTATTCTCAATAAGTTAAAGCAGACTAGTGGCGCTGAACTTATAAAGAGGCATATCTCCGAACACCGCGCAATGTTCGACCGGGTGAGTTTGGATTTTGGTACAGATTCGTTGGCAAACTATCCAACGGACCTACGTTTAAAGCGGATGAAAGAGGGAAAGACCGATAATGGATTGATCGCTTTGTATTTTCAATATGGGCGCTATTTATTGATGGGGTCCTCACGAAAACCAGGTGTATTGCCAGCCAATTTACAAGGTATCTGGAACAAAGACCTCGATGCACCCTGGAATTCCGATTTTCACACCAATATCAATTTACAAATGAACTATTGGCCGGCAGAAATTTGCAACCTTCCTGAAACAAGTGAAATACTGGCTAATTTCATCAGGCAAGTTTCTATTCCCGGATCGGTCACTGCAAAAGAAACTTATGGTACCAAGGGATGGACAATGCATCACCTTACCGATGTGTTTGGCCGGACGAGTGTTTGTGATGGTACATGGGGAATGACACCCACCAATGGAGCCTGGATTAGTTTTCCTGTTTATGAACATTATCTGTTCACAGGCGATAAAGAGTACCTGCGAACTACCGCTTACCCGATGCTAAAAGGCGTGTGTGAATTTCTAATGGGCTTTCTCATTCCATCACCGGAAGGTTACCTGGTAACCAATCCTTCCACTTCACCTGAAAATAAGTTCAAAGTCCCCAATAGCAAGGAAACATCTACCCTTACTTATGCTGCCACAATTGATATTCAGACAGTGAATGCGGCTTTTGATTATTGTGCGGAGGCAGCGGCTGTACTGGGTGTAGATGCCGATTTTATTGCAACGCTCAGGGCAGCACAGAAGAAGCTTCCTCCGGTAAAAATTGCCTCTGGTGGAAACATTCAGGAATGGATTAAGGATTATGAAGAAACTGAAATTGGTCATCGCCATATATCTCACCTGTTGGGTTTGTATCCATTGACTCAAATCAATCCCGAAACGCCGGAACTTTTTGAAGCGGCTAAAAAAACCATTGCCCGTCGTTTGTCTCAAAGGGGGGCGGAACAGGTTGGAGCCGTGCGTGGATCATTAATTTTTATGCCCGTTTGCTTGATGGTGATAAAGCCTATGAAAGCCTTAATATATTATTGAGTAAATCTACACTCAACAATTTGTTTGATACGCATCCACCTTTTCAGATAGATGGAAATTTTGGAGGAACAGCAGGTATTGCGGAAATGCTTTTGCAAAGTACCAACGGTATCATCCGTTTATTGCCTGCCTTGCCCACTGCCATGCCTGATGGTCAAGTAAAAGGCCTTGTGGCCCGTGGAGGTTTTGAAGTGGGAATGGACTGGAAAAATGGAGGGTTGGTAAATGTAACCATCTTATCGAGACTGGGTAATTCTTTAAGGGTGAATTATAAAGGCAAAACTGTCGAATTGAAAACCGTTAAAGGCGGGAAGTACACCTTATTAAAAGATTTGAATCTTATAAAAACTCCAGACAAGGGAAATTAATATGATGGTTAAAAAATAAAGCATAATTATTTCTATTATAAACAAGGCCCTTGCAGATGAATATCATTTTGCAAGGGTCTTGTTTTTTACCCTATTGTTTGATAGGGCATGACCAAGTTTGGTGATTTATTGGTGCCTCGGAATACGAAACACTCAAAGAACTAGATTTTCGACTACGCTTTATGTACGTTAATTGTAGAGAACAAAGCATTTTTATTCATTTCGAAAGAATTAGTAACTGATTTTAGAAAACGATATGGAGATAGGGGTGTTTTATATTATGACTGATAGCCTAATTTTGATGAACTCGTTTAGGAGACTGAAAGAAAATATTAACATGTAATTTAAATTACAGTATTGAATAGAATACCGATTCTGCCGTACAGTATTTAAACGAGGCGAGTAGGGGGGGATATGTTAGCTTTATAAATGTGAAAGAAACTATTTCTGAACTAGATTCTCCAAAAGGATGAATGGGTTTCGATGTTGTGCTAACTGGTGTTCACGACAGCCAGTTTGGTGCTACTTATGGTTTTGGTAGGGTTGAGTATGCCTATCAATTAACGATGCCCTGAGTGAGACTTGCAAATAAAAATGGCCGCCTTTTTCCGGCAGCCATTTTGAATTAGCATCGAAAAGAAATTAAAAATTACTTGCAGTAGTGGTATCCCACCACAGGCGCGAAGCAATATCGTCTTTACCCGAGCTTAAAAAAGTAGCAGCTTCTGCAACAGCCGAAGCATTTCCGGTTCTTTCTGCAGGCACAAATACCAGTCGCTTAATCCACTGGTCGGCGGTTATTACACCCCAATCAGGACTACTGTCATTTTTAGCAACGTGTGGGATTTTTGGATAGCCTGTTCTTCTAAAATCTACCCAGGCCTCCAAGGTATTGGTAAATGTAGCCAGGTATTTTTGGGTAATAATTTTTTCCAGTTTCAATTCATTCGAATCACCTGCATTCCAGGCCACTGTAATGGTAGAAAGTGGTGTGAAATTATTCCGGCTATCTTTCGGATCGGTATAGCTGATGGGTTTGCTGGTTGCATCAGCCAGATAGGCATCAACACCTGCTGCACCCCAATCTGCAAATGAAAGACGTACTCCATTTTCGTAATTTGTTTTAGCGTCACCTGCATTTGCCCATCCCCTTAACGCAGCTTCGGCTTTTAAAAAGGCTACTTCCGCTGCGGTAAATCCTCTTCTGTTTTGCGCCGATTTGAAATCGGTGCTCACGGTAGAATAAGAAACCCGGTCATCTTTAGCATTGATGTAAGCGCCACCGCGAATACCTTTGTATTTGTAGGCTGGATGATCAGTTACTAAACTGGCATCACTTACTTCACTAAAATATTTGGCTATACGGCCATCTTTTAAACCTACCATAAACGATTCCATGTTTGCGCCCATCCGGGTATCGTTCCAATCAAAGCAAATCATCGAAACAGGCATTACCTCACCATTTAACGAAATCAGGAAATTTTCCGCATTGGTGGTAATTAATCCAACAGGATCGGCCAGGGCTTTTTCTCCCTGTGTTTTAGCAATGGTAGGGCTAACTTTTACCAAACGCATAGCTAAACGCAGGCGTACTGAGTTAAGCAATTTTAACCACGAAGCGATGTTGCCTTTATAACTTGGGTCGAATTTGGTAAAGCCGGTGTAGGATGTGTTGGCTTTGAGATTGGTTTCAATCTGATCTAACTGCGTAAACAGGTTGTTGTATAAATCCGATTCTTTGTCGTATTTAATCGAACCTAAGCCCGCCGAACCGTAGTTTGAATAGATTACCGGACCATAAATAGCAGTTAATTTTGAGATGGCCAATACCCTAACCAATTTTGCCCAGTCGCCAAATAACGGTAGTTTTTTCTCTTCAGCTAATTGTATTACCTGTTTTGAAGGCGACATTACACTGCCATATATACGATTCCAATAGGCATCAATCCAGCGCAGGTAATAAGTAGTGTTGTTTACATTGGCTACAAAAGGTGTTGGTGTACCCATATATCCCATCCAGTTATCATAACACAGATCCTCTTCAATCTGGTGTCCCATCAGGTTAAACATCATCCCTGAGAAAGAAGAACCAACCAGGTTGAAATCCTGCTCTAACATTTTATCTGATATCTGATTCGGATTGGTATTTATCTCTTCGAAATTCTTGGTGCAGGAGTTGAGTAGGATCAAAGCAAGCACCATTAAACATAATTTTTTCATTATTTAAGATATTAGAAGTTTAACTTAAGATTTAGCCCGTAAGAACGTGTACCAGGTATGGCGAATACATCATTAGCCTGCATACTGTTATTGGTACTCATTGCCTGCTCCGGATCGAATGGAGATTTTTTGTAGAAGAAAAACAGGTTACGTCCGATTAACGATACGGAAGCCGATTTAATGGCTGAGCCTTTAACCGGTAAATTGTACGATAGCGCCACTTGTGCTAAACGAACATTGGTACGCGAGAATACATAAGGCTCCATAATGCCATTTCTATCACCTATTGTAGAGTAATAAAGTGCCGGGTCAATTGTGGTTTGGGCAGTATTGCCTTGTATAGCGTTGATTGGAATAGTTCCTGCATCACGTGCTTCACCGGTTCTTTTGCTTACACCATACGAATCGAGAAAAGCTTCGGTTTTAGAGAAAGCCACACCGCCAAATTTAGCAGTTACCAAAGCGCTTAAGCTTAGTTTTTTGTAAGTGAAGGTATTGTTCCAGCCGGCAATAAAGTTAGGATTTAAATTACCAACATACTCTTGAGTTGCAGCTTTGGTTGGTTTTCCTGCAGCATCTAATATAATCTGACCTGCAGCATTACGTGCAAATTTGAAAATATATAAGTCGTTGAAAGAGCCGCCTGCTTTAATGATTGAGTTAAAGCCCTCGCTGTCGCTACCTACTTGGTAACCTGGGTTGTCGGCAATCAACTCAACAATTTTATTTCTGTTCCGCGATAAATTTACAGTTGTATTCCATTTAAAATCTCCATTTCTTACAGGATCCCCGCCTAGTGTCAACTCAAAACCCTGGTTGGTAACTTTACCCGCATTTACATAGTAAAAGGTATAACCAGAACCTGAAGGGGCTGGTAATGATAAAAATTGATTGGTACTGGTGTTTTTGTAATACGTAAAATCCAGGGTTAATCTATCATTTAAAAAGCGGCTTTCTAAACCAATCTCATTACTGGTTATTTTTTCAGGTACCAATGTCGCAAAAGGTGTTTGCGTATTTCTTGTAATACCACCAATGCCGTTTGGCCCACCAGCACCACCTATGGTGTTGCCTGGGTTTACAATATTAAATGGTACTTCGTTTCCAACCCTCGAGGTTGATGCCCGGAGTTTTAAATAATTAATTCCGTTTGGCATGGTTACCATTTGGCTTATTATGGCAGATAATCCTCCCGAATAATAAAAATAAGAGTCGTTTCCGGTAGTCGCCAGTGTAGAGGCCCAGTCGTTACGGCCCGACAGATCTAGATAAAGCATGTCCTTGAAGCCTAATGAAGCATTGGCAAATAGACCTTGTTTCTGAATCCTGCTATAGGTTTGGTTAATAACTAAATTGTAGGGAAGGTTGGCGAAACTAAAAAAATTCGGGTACTGAAGTGGTACAGTTCCATTTGCAAACATCATCCCGTCGTTAAAAGTATAATCCTGGATACTCCCTCCAAATACGCTATTCAAACTGAATTTACCAAAGGTATTATCATAGCTTAAAATAGCATCTCCATATAAGGCTTTATCATTATACTTGGCATAATTCCAGGTACCGTTAGAGCTTACGCTTACCGAGTTACCCCTGCAGCATAACGGTAATCCAATAGCCTATCGTTGTAATCAATGTTACCACGTACATCAAATTTAAAATGCGGTAAAAATGCATACGATGCTTTTGCCGTTGCAATTACCCTGTTGCTGGTAGAAAGTTTAGGGTCGTTGTTTAATTCCCAGTAAGGATTGTTTTGTTTTTCTTCTGTAGAATACCAGTTTTGGATATACAGATTTCGGGTAGCGCTGAAAGTTTGATAGTTGTTTTTAAAATCATCAAAATTTCTTTCCCTTGCAAATAAATATAAACCGGTTAAGGGTTATTGTAATAACCTGCCCCAGGACGGTTTTTTGATTTTTCGTAAGAGAACCTCACATTTCCACTTAAGGTAAGTTTATCATCAAATAACTTGGTTTCCTGACTTAAAGTTACATTATGCTTGTTGTAAGTGCTGGTTGGTACAATACCCGATGCATTATTGTTTCCATATGAAAAGTAAGTAGTTGTTCTTTCGTTTCCGCCAGATACTGATATTGAATTAATGGTATTTACACCAGTCTGGAAAAAATCATCAATATAATTACTTTGGTAATTACCTTTTGTTTTAGACCAGCTGTAATCGCTGCCGGCTATCGCACCGTAATCAAACTGAAACTCAGGTAATGTTGCTGCATTGCTGAAATTTAAGGTTGAATTTAAAGCAATAGCAATTTTACCGTTCTGGCCTTTTTTGGTGTTGATTAGCACTACGCCGTTAGCGCCTTGGCTACCATATAAAATAGCACCATTGGCTCCCCTTAAAATAGTAACCGACTCAAAATCGTCCTGGTTTAGTGC is drawn from Pedobacter sp. HDW13 and contains these coding sequences:
- a CDS encoding glycoside hydrolase N-terminal domain-containing protein, producing the protein MGIGFEGFAQSGKNTLWYKQPAANWYEALPLGNGRLGAMVFGNPEHEVLQLNEESVWAGAKVNANNPKALQYLPEIQKAIFDNRFKQADSLSGLYMLGTPARIRSYQPLGNLEMDFKWEAKPENYTRSLNIQTGMSTTEYSINGNKILQQVLVSAPDNCIYYRIAGNKNALINTAISLSREKDVVVKAFPDGHIEMQGQIIDEANAKGGGNGPAGAHMKFAAEARVKLNKGTFEVQGNKLVVHNAESIEIVLTGATDYSLAKLDFDRSISPIVSCKTILNKLKQTSGAELIKRHISEHRAMFDRVSLDFGTDSLANYPTDLRLKRMKEGKTDNGLIALYFQYGRYLLMGSSRKPGVLPANLQGIWNKDLDAPWNSDFHTNINLQMNYWPAEICNLPETSEILANFIRQVSIPGSVTAKETYGTKGWTMHHLTDVFGRTSVCDGTWGMTPTNGAWISFPVYEHYLFTGDKEYLRTTAYPMLKGVCEFLMGFLIPSPEGYLVTNPSTSPENKFKVPNSKETSTLTYAATIDIQTVNAAFDYCAEAAAVLGVDADFIATLRAAQKKLPPVKIASGGNIQEWIKDYEETEIGHRHISHLLGLYPLTQINPETPELFEAAKKTIARRLSQRGAEQVGAVRGSLIFMPVCLMVIKPMKALIYY
- a CDS encoding glycoside hydrolase family 95-like protein is translated as MSKSTLNNLFDTHPPFQIDGNFGGTAGIAEMLLQSTNGIIRLLPALPTAMPDGQVKGLVARGGFEVGMDWKNGGLVNVTILSRLGNSLRVNYKGKTVELKTVKGGKYTLLKDLNLIKTPDKGN
- a CDS encoding SusD/RagB family nutrient-binding outer membrane lipoprotein translates to MKKLCLMVLALILLNSCTKNFEEINTNPNQISDKMLEQDFNLVGSSFSGMMFNLMGHQIEEDLCYDNWMGYMGTPTPFVANVNNTTYYLRWIDAYWNRIYGSVMSPSKQVIQLAEEKKLPLFGDWAKLVRVLAISKLTAIYGPVIYSNYGSAGLGSIKYDKESDLYNNLFTQLDQIETNLKANTSYTGFTKFDPSYKGNIASWLKLLNSVRLRLAMRLVKVSPTIAKTQGEKALADPVGLITTNAENFLISLNGEVMPVSMICFDWNDTRMGANMESFMVGLKDGRIAKYFSEVSDASLVTDHPAYKYKGIRGGAYINAKDDRVSYSTVSTDFKSAQNRRGFTAAEVAFLKAEAALRGWANAGDAKTNYENGVRLSFADWGAAGVDAYLADATSKPISYTDPKDSRNNFTPLSTITVAWNAGDSNELKLEKIITQKYLATFTNTLEAWVDFRRTGYPKIPHVAKNDSSPDWGVITADQWIKRLVFVPAERTGNASAVAEAATFLSSGKDDIASRLWWDTTTASNF
- a CDS encoding TonB-dependent receptor domain-containing protein, with the protein product MNSVFGGSIQDYTFNDGMMFANGTVPLQYPNFFSFANLPYNLVINQTYSRIQKQGLFANASLGFKDMLYLDLSGRNDWASTLATTGNDSYFYYSGGLSAIISQMVTMPNGINYLKLRASTSRVGNEVPFNIVNPGNTIGGAGGPNGIGGITRNTQTPFATLVPEKITSNEIGLESRFLNDRLTLDFTYYKNTSTNQFLSLPAPSGSGYTFYYVNAGKVTNQGFELTLGGDPVRNGDFKWNTTVNLSRNRNKIVELIADNPGYQVGSDSEGFNSIIKAGGSFNDLYIFKFARNAAGQIILDAAGKPTKAATQEYVGNLNPNFIAGWNNTFTYKKLSLSALVTAKFGGVAFSKTEAFLDSYGVSKRTGEARDAGTIPINAIQGNTAQTTIDPALYYSTIGDRNGIMEPYVFSRTNVRLAQVALSYNLPVKGSAIKSASVSLIGRNLFFFYKKSPFDPEQAMSTNNSMQANDVFAIPGTRSYGLNLKLNF